The window TACAGTAGATTGAGGCAGGAACACACGACCAGACAGATTCGGATTCGTAACAGGATTGAATCAATCCCAGGCAGCGGTCCAAGGAGTCGCTCATCGATTGACATTCTTCCGGTTCTAACACTGCAGGTTCCCCACCTTCACCACAAGCCATTGGTTCGTAGGCTGGGTATTGATTTAAAGGATCGGTCAAACCGTTACCGATCAGAACAGAGgtcaaattgaagtttctCTTTGAGACTGGATGAGACAAGATCTCTGTCGCAAACACCGGGATGTAGTGACCCGCATACGATTCACCGGCAATGTGGAAATCCTGACCGTTGGCAGCATACTCTGGGAACTGCTTGAAGAACAACTGCAAGAATGCGTAGACGTCCTTACCGGCAGCGACAGTGTCAGTAACACCTTCAGACCCGGAGTAAGAGAAACCAACGTTGACCGGTTGGTCGAGGAAGATAACAGTGGCATTGTTATTCCAGGAGTATGGGTTGTGGATAGGTTTGATATCCTcaccaattgaagaaggacctagttcaaagaagagaccGGTCAACGACGAACAACCGGGCCCACCATTTAACCATAACACAACTGGGTCATTCTCAGGGTCATTTCTACTTTCGAAAGtccagaagaagaagtgcTTATCCTCATCGCGGACATCCAAATACCCACTGTATTGCTTAACGTCCCCATCAATCCCTAAAATCTTTGGGTCTTTAATCTTGTTCACTCTCAACTGGTAGTTCTCCAAATCCTCACTCTCAACAGTAGCATCCCACTGCTTTCTGGTAAAGATAGCAGATGGATCTTTTGGCTTAGTCACAAACTGCATCTGCGAGATCTCTGCAGGAAATTTCAAAGGCAATTCGTCCCAACTCTTACGAACTTCATCGCTCATTAAACCAGCCACTGCCTTAGGGTCCTGTTTCCAGGCCTCGATAGCCTTCTCAAGCAAACTAGAGCcatgttcttcaaaggCAAACGGCTGTTGAAAGGATAAACCGTTCACCACAGCAGCAGAAAGAGCCACCGCAAGCGttccaaaacttttcaTATCTTCTTACACAAGTTCAAGTACTTCCCTAGCACACTAGTGGTAATCCAGCAGTCAGGGAGTCCTGATAACCTTTAAGAAGTGTAAAGTATACTCGAGAGTCATAAGGATGGCTCTTAACCACCCCCCAGATTCCTTCTTGTTACCCGAAAAGGCAGGGTCATAACCCAGCAGGTTTCATGATAATTTAAAGTGAATTTACAGCGTTTGTGAAAGTCCTAATGAAGTTCAATAACTTGAAGCAGGTGTAGAATACGGTTATGATTACTgtacaatttttttcagaattttaGCCAGCCTCCTTGTGTTTTTATGATATTTCGTTTTGTATTAATTCACCTTTCTATTAAAAATATAATATTGGGTTGTAATAAATCTAATTTATTCTAATGTTCCGTCGGGCTGTATAAATCATAATTAGTTTGGCTGTgcttattcttctttgtttttAAAGTCTTATGTTAAATGAATGGTAACTGAAGGATTAAGAAGCAATGATTTTATAGAGTGATAAATTCTGTGAAAATATGCTACGCAGTAAATATATCAATAGATTTGATTCGCCTAAGAATGTTTGTATTCCATTTCTTTGACGTTTAAACTCTTTTTCTCTTGTTTTGACGTTGTACCAATCTCTTGGTAAAGACAACTATACATTATCATAATAAATTAAGAAATAACAAATAGTCAGAATTACTAACTATGAACATTGGCAGTCCTGTAAACTCATTGCATTTTTGCAATTAACAATTTTATTAGCTAAATATCGATCATATAAAACAGGTAGTACAGACAAATCGTGGTTGAATGGACTGTACTAAAAACAGTATTACCGACTAGATACGCCTGGCAAATTTGTAGAAGGTATTCCAGGCAACTTTGACCGTTGAATTTGCGGTAAGCTCCGGATACGTGCTGTTCACTCGCTTCACAAACTCTTCTGTAACGTCTGGCTTCGAATCGCCAAACTTTTTGTACCATGCATGATAGGCACTCCAAGTCTTAACATAGGCGGCGTAGTCGGCCACCGtcatttctttgacaatTACAAGAGGCTGTGGTTGGATTTCGGAGACTGAAGTGGTACGCAAAGATGTGGCCTTCAAATTAACTTCACGGATATCAGTAAATTTATCCAGATTAAAACTCCAGTTCGCTAGCATGGTACGCAGAATTTTACGTCCTGGTTGCTCCCAGTAAGGTCCCAATTGGTCGCTGCCATAAGCTACATCATCCAAAATGTCATCCAAGTCGGGATAATCGATAAATACAGCATCCGCATATCCCCAGATCGCAATAGTGCCATTGGAACGCAAATTAGCTGCAATTGAGGcctgaaatttttggtAATCGAACCAATGCACGCATTCTACAGCTGTGATCATATCAACAACCTGCCTGTCATTTTCCACTGGGCCCAAAAATGAAAAGTCGTCACTTGGCACCAGTGCAAAAGATAACCTTTCATGTTTGACAGTTGACTGCGACTGCTGGGCCTTTTTTACCATAGCATCAGATATATCAGTTCCTATGATCTTGTCAAACTCTCTCAACTCTTTGGCCATCTGCAATGTGGCAGTTCCGGGTCCACATCCGACATCAACGAGCAAATGACGTTGGCCTTTATGATACTGATCTAGAATTCGATAGAAATCACTAGGGTATGATGGTCTAGAACGATCATATCGATCAGCATTAAAATCGCTCTCAGCAAAAGCAGACATTTATTAATGGTGGTCAGTTTCGTAGTGAATTAACAGCATATTCAGGCCTGATTTCTTTAGATGTTATATAGTTTGTAGCTCATTAATGGTAAACAGGGGTTTTCATATTGCAAAGCTTATTTCGAAGCTTATGCGATGAGGCCGGTACCGGCGATCGGACATGAAGTATTGAAATATGACTAACAGGACTACCAACCCATACGAGTTAGCGAATGACACAACAAACTAAGCTCGAGGAACATTAATGTTCCATGTGCGCTTAATTGTTATTGAGCGATACCGGCAAGACTAGATTTATACGCCCCAAGACAACTACCACTGTAGTCCTCTTGGACTATTTGTTGCCGGCTGGAAAATCAAGGCATCTTTTTTGaccttcaacaattttggTACTATTACGCTTGAATCATCGACCAGTACTTATGCAGATGACTTTGAGCCGGTCGCTAATCACCAACGAACCATAATTCAGATGTCTAATTCAGAGTTATTCTGACGAACTTGCTAGTCTCATATCCATAAGGTAGACAATGTTAGTATTTACTGTTTAATAgggaagatttgaaaaattatacCTTAAGTCAAACTACTCTAGCAACCATTGGGTATAAATTGTCGAATTGAGCTTATGATATGATTGAATAATTCAATGCCAATTAGTATGACACTAAAACGAAAAATAACATAGTAGCCTGAAGTTAACTGTTAACTTGCGTTTAAAAAGAACCACATTACATTTGACATTTTAGCATTTATTGTAATATCATTATAATACTCTTGCCCCGGTCAGCACAAGTGAATCAATAAACAATGATACTTAGCAACCCAtgcagaggaagaagttagaCGTTAAAGCGAAATGTGATTTTCAAGTTTAAACGTCGGTACCTACATGACAGCATTATGACATGACTGTTGCAAGGTGAGTTgaattgcttcaaaataCATAGAATTTGCTCGAGTTATAGTATTGTTTAGCAGATAATTTATGACTGCACTTATTCACCATATCATAATGCAAACAATAAGCAAGGATGACATTGTATTTGGAATCTGTTAAAAAAGTGAGCGGCTGTCACAACATGGTCGAATATAGTAGGAGTCATTATATCCGTCTAGCAAACTTGTAGTATGTGCTGTAAGCTACTCGAACTTTTGTAGAGGCCGTGAGTTCGGGATAAACCTTATTAAcattcttgataaattcattACCCAATTCTGGCTTCGAGCCgccaaacttcttctgccATGTGTGATAGGCACTCCACGTTCTTATGTTAGAGGCGTATTCTGCCACTGTCATCTCTCTAATGATTAGCAGCGGCTTTTGTGGGAGCTCAGAGGCTGCTGTAGATCGTAGTGTAGTAGCTTGTAAGGAAAAGTCTTCGATATCGGTAAAGAATTTGGGATCAAAACTCCATTTGGCTAGCATTTCACGAGCAATAGTCCGACCAGGTTCGTCCCACAAGGACCCCAACTTCTCTTTACCATACGATACATCATTAATGATAGCGTCAGTCTTTGGATAATCTAAGAATATGGCATCTCCGTAACCAAATATTGCAATTGTTCCTCTAGAACGTAAATTAGAGGCCACAGCGCCTTGAAATCGcttttcatcgaaataATGGGCACATTCTGCAGCTGTAATCATATCCACAGTCTGTTGATTCTTGTAATTCGGTCCTAGAAATGCAAAGTCGTCACTCGAGGACACATAGAAGGATAAACGATTGTCATGTACTGTGTTAGACAGTTGATTAGCCGTTTGTATCATTGCTGGAGAAAGATCTGTTCCAATAATCCTGTCAAAAGCTTTCCATTCGCCAGCCATTTGGATAGTAGCAGTACCAGGACCACAACCGACATCTACAAGCAAACGCTGTTTGTCCTGATGGTAATTGTccaggatttgaaagaattcatTGGGATAAGTTGGTCTACATCTTTCATATCGATCAGAATTGAAGTCAGTTTGAGCAAATGCTGACATGTTTTAATCTTAGATCCTCTTTTCACTCCACGAATTTCATCTATAATTAAGTAGACCCATTAAATAACCATAGAATTGGCAGTGATTATTCAATTTGGGGGCTCCCTGGTATCGCGTAGTAAGGCTCAGTGGCGTCCAACATCAGAATAACCCCAGGTTTGAATTCTCGAGAAGCAAATGCCAAGCTATCAATCTATTTTTTGATCGTATGTTCTCTGTACGAGACATTGCATTAGATGCGCTAGAAACAAGTCTTGGCATTGACTAAGGTAGTCCGCGTTAATTGACgatcttgaacaagaatAGATCATTAGGGTTGCAATAATAGAACGCTAAAATTAGACGGTCATTGCCGAATATGTTGGCACGGAAATACACTACCTACTCACTCAAGCTCAATACATAATCACGATCTCTACCCCAGACTACTAATTATAGCGTAAATTGTGAAAGATGCAGGGTACTGAGTAGTTTCAGCATTCAACTGAGAAATAAACACACTGAATTGCTAGATTTTTTACTCGTCAGGCCGCAATGCTCAAATAGTAAATAGATCTAAATAACTATTTCGAGCCTTGACGACCACTTGATAGGTACGTTGAATTTGTATCGCTGATGGCCTAATTtgcatttcaagaaacttgacTATTGAGATCCCAACTTGGTAAAGGTGATCGCTCAGATTCTAAAGCTTCCTATGCAAAGAAGTTAGATATCTTCGATAACTATTGGGTACAAATTAATTTTTGGatcattcaaaaaattccaTAGATCGAGCAAGTAAGGTAGAAATCAACAAAAAAGCTAGCTGGATAAAACTTAACTCGCTAAATAAACTCATTGCAAGATAACTGGAACATATGGTCCAAATATAGGTCCTTTGATAGTTCTGCCATCAACCGTAGAAAGTTACACGGCTTAAACTTCACATAAATAAGtacaaatttttcaaatgttTGAGCCATAGACCAAGCCACCGCATCAACATGCACCAATTGGTTTCCAAACTAGCCTTCTTCAGCCATCTAAACGTCTTGTAATGCCTGCTTTTATTTTACCCTCTTTTTGCGCCTTGTTTGACCAACGCgaagagtgaaaaaagtcGCTATTAAAGCATCACTACTTGTGAAAAGTAGCATCTCGACAGGCATTTCGAGGCGTCTGTTTGCTTAAGATGGCCCATATTCCACAGGTTTTGCCCTCGTCGATTCCAATCCCTAGTTTTGTGGTTAAGACGTATTCCTATGTGTGGTATTACTTGTATGCCATACTAATGAAAATCCCTGGTGGTCCTTACGTGATATCGTACGTGAGGAAATCTCATCAGGATGATCCTTACCGTACTGCAGTGGAGATTATACTGATTCTGTATGGGATTGGTTATTATTTGTCAAAACCGCAACAAAAGACTGGTTTACAGGGTACGAAACCCAATTTGACGGAACAAGAAGTGGAATTATTAATTGAAGATTGGCAACCAGAATCAATAGTGGATGAATCCGCTATGGAATTGCAACGTTGGAGGCTTGAGAAAATGCCTGTGCTGGAAATGGGAGAGAATGAGAACCGTGTGACAGTAACCCGTAACGAAGGCTCTGAGAGATATACTGATGTGTTGAATCTGGCTTCGAACAACTTTCTGCAATTGGCTGGCACTCCCGAGGTTGTTGAAATCGTCAAGAAAACTATCAGGAATTATGGTGTGGGTGCCTGTGGTCCCGCAGGTTTCTATGGGAACCAGGATGTGCATTACAATTTCCAGTACGCACTGGCAGAATTCTTTGGCACTGAGGATGCAGTATTGTATGGTCAGGATTTTTGTGTGGCTTCATCCGTTCTTCCTGCATTCACCAAGCGTGGTGATCTGATTGTTGCGGACGATCAGGTATCTATTTCGTCGCAAAACGCTTTGCAATTGAGTAGATCCACCGTCTACTACTTTGAGCACAACAACATGGAGTCTCTAGAAGCACTGTTACAAGAATTGACCgaaatggagaagaaagagaggtTACCAGCGATCTCTAGAAAATTCATTGTTACAGAAGGTCTATTTCACAACTCTGGTGATATTCCACCTTTGCCCGTGTTGACGCATTTAAAGAACAAGTATAAGTTTAGGCTAtttgttgatgaaactttctcACTTGGGGTTCTGGGAGCCTCCGGTCGTGGTCTTGCCGAACACTTCAACATGGAGCGTGCCAGCTCCATTGATGTCACAATCGGTTCGATGGCCACAGCATTGGGTTCCTCAGGTGCGTTTGTTCTCGGTGACCACGTCATGAGTCACCATCAGCAGATTGGTTCCAATGCCTACTGTTTCTCTGCTTCGTTACCAGCATACACTACCACTGCAGCAACCCAAGTACTCAAAATCATGGACAGAGACAACTCCGCAGTGACTCGTCTGCACCAGCTTTCACAACAGTTGCATGATTTCTTTAATAGCGACTCCCAGTTGTCCGACTTCATCACGGTGACATCCCACGAAAGATCTCCAGTGCTGCACATACAACTCACACCAGAACTAAGGTCTTCCAAATTCAACTACACGGCACAAGAGCTTTTCGAAACGGTCTCACACCTTCAGAAACGTTGTGTGACGACCAAATTCGTCGAACCATacgaacaagaagaacagtTCCTACAATCGATCGTCGACACCCTGCTGTCCCAACACGGTATCCTTATCACAAGAAATACGATCGTACTAAGACAGGAGACCTTACCCGTCGTGCCCAGCCTAAAAGTTTGCATCAATTCCAACATCGAAGACTCCGAGTTGACCACCGCGTGCAACGCTATCAAGGCCTCCATCCTCCACTATTGTTCCCACTGAACGGCATCTCGCATACACATATTATACAACAATATATACACGGCCCAGAGGCCTTCAATTGGataattcttcaactttggaGAAACCAGTCACGTTATGTTCTTCTTATAGCGATGCTTCGCCACGATCGCCTCTCTGAattctctttcaatgaatacaaacaacttcatcaaaacaGTTAAACAATATACAAAAGCTCCTGAAAGCTTTAAAGGTTTGTCGTTCGCTTGTCAAGGTTAGTAAAGATGATGCACTTTAGGAAGAAGTCAAGTAGTTCCGGTAACTCGGATGGCAGTGGTGGTCATGGGGGTCAACAAGCAAAAGTTCAGATTTCCAGAGAGGATGCCGACCGTTTGAAGATTCGTACTGGTTCTATTGCAGATCCTATATTGGAAGCTGTTCAGGAGGCCCAGCCTTTTGAACAGGCAGCAGAGACTTTCCAGGATAATATGAATAGGAAATCATATTTCTCAGTGGATGGATCCGGAGTTCTACGTGATGTGTTTGGACAACCTATTAACCAGCCAGACGTCTCTAATCCAACTAGAGCAAGAGATGAGAGACCATTGGATACGATCAGAAGTTTTGAGTATGCAGTTTCAGGAGATCCAAGTTGGGCCCAACAATTGGAAACACCGCAATACGGGTTCCGAGTGAGACCTGATTTCCCCTTGTTTGCCTCGAATCCTTATGGTGCACCTCAGGGTATGGCTCCGCAACAGCAAAGTTATGCTGAACAAACTGTGTATCAGGCTCCAGTCGATACGGGGGAGCAGCAAAAGAAAAGAAAAGAGaggtttctttggaaggaagaagaacaagaactGATAAAAGCTTATTGACAACTTTTATAGAGGTGTGCGCAGGTATCGTCGCCTTCTCTTTTGATCGTGCGAATTCCTTGGAAATTTGGTGAGGGCCATTTTTCTTATTTTATGATATATAGTTTTAGAAACGGTTACTGTCAAGGACTGGAACCAACAAGTCCAGTGAGATAGGCGGATAGTATTGTTTATATTGATTTGTTTGTTATTATATTTCTGTTAAGCGATGAGGtggaaaaaaaaaatctaaGAAAATTTATTAAATATTGACTATAATTGACTATAATTGAAGCATTTCATATACTGACCTTGAGTTTTATTAAAGGACTGCCACGATCCCAGGATGGCCTACAATGCGCAGCAAAATAAGAGACTTCGTAGCAAGGGTAGCTCGCTAGAAATGGCACAGTTTATCGACGCTGGAGCgaacaagatcaagaagagaataaGAGATTTGGAGAGGCTACTttcaaggaaaagagaTTCCTTGCCAGATACGATTATTGTTGAGAAGGAGAGAACATTGGAAGCACTAAAATTCGAGCTTGAAAACgccaagttgaagagcaagGTAAAGGACAATGCAAAGAAATATCATATGGTCCGCTTttttgagagaaagaaggcTCTAAGGAAATATAAGAAAGCTTTAAAAGCAGTTGAGGAGCTTAAGGAAAATGAGAAATCCAAAGACgctcttttgcaaagcaaAATTGATCTTTGTTATGTCGTAAACTTCCCAAAGACCGAAAAATACATTGCTCTATATCCTACAGGCGAAGAACTATCAGATAAAAGTGGTCTAGAAAAGACTGAACTACGGAAAAAAGCATTCAGGGATCTAATCGCTAAGCAGCTGGAAGAAGGAACCTTGCCAGTATCCTTAGAGGCCATTTTAAGCGGTAAGAGACTTGACAAAGAAGGGTCCGGTGTATCACTTGTAGAATCAAatgttgagaagaaagagcaatcTCCTGATGAAAAGCatgaagaggaggaagaggatgaatTCTTTGAATAGATTTGTAATTTTATATAAACTGCACATACCATAGATGTTTGGCTTTCCAGTCTATTTCAATTGGTACTCTAGCTCGTACTTGAGATCCAGAGCGTCATTGATAATCAAAAATGTGAGTTTCTTACCCATAAGTTCCTCTGGTACAATGAAATCACAGATGATTTTAACCTCTTTGCCATGTTCTCTAGGCTGACATCTCTTTATCATCATGAGCTCATTTCCTTGGTATGCAATAACGAACCAGAGTTCCTTTTGCATCTTCGGAAATTTCTCACAAtaaacttcaaaatgtttGTTCCATTTAGACCCAGCatgttttgcaaagatgaCTAACTTCTCAGCATTTTCTTGTTCCTCCACCTGGATATCAGCTAACACTGGTAGTCTTTGACAAACATGCAAAAACTGCTTCCTCTCATCTTCATGCACATTCAACGTATTCATAACACTTTGCAACTTCTTGTATCCcatttctccaatttttTGCAGAGAAAGCAATGGTTTGGCTTCAAcctctttgatgatgaaacCTCTCTCGTCAAACAAATTCTCATCTCTTCTAGTTAAAGAACAGCCTGGTAAGATACCCACTGGATCGTCCTCATACCAGTATCCTTGCTTAACGCTCTGCATGCATTTGATAATCGTAAGCACAGTGCTCAGATAACCCAGTTCACTTGCTACATCAACATAGGCCTGCAAGATACGCAATGACTGATCCAGAACGGAGATAGTATCCTGAATGTAGTCCGCAATAGGAAGATTGACGCGACTTAGGTGAGCTTGGAGCAATAAGAATGCCTTGATATGTGGATCGAACATGTTGATTTCATTTTGGTCATTAAAGGTGCTTTCGACTGAGTATCGTGATTGAGCTGACATCTCAACATTCATGATCATTTCACCGCCTCTAACCGGCAACTCGTTGAATTCTTCCGCCAACGAAAGCCATTTCAATACCTCCTTGAATGAAGCTTTATCATGAATTTGACTTAACAAAGTGCGAATGGTCTTGTGGGAGAGGTAGTAATATGACGCTATACTCAAAAATGGCGTACATTCAATTTCTGTGCCGAATGTTTCCACACACTGAGACTTTTCTAGATTACTGATTGTTGTGTCAATAAGCGCACTCAAGGCTTTGTTAACCCCCGCTGTTGTTGTATCTTCCTCAATTCCATAATAAGTTGGATTATGATGGGCCCTTCGGAAGAAAAATGTCCAGTTCAAAAAGTCCATCGCTTCCTGCTTGTTGGAGATAGCGCCAGACGCAATTTCAGCACCAACATGGTCATCAAGCACTTTATGCAAAGACGATTCGACAGGAAAACCAACGTTGAGGAAATATTTATAGAACattttctttgcttctctGGTGTAAACAATTGCTGTACCAGTAGTATCGTAAGCAGGTCTTCCCGCTCTACCCATCATTTGCAGTATATCCGTCAAGTCCATGTCCCTGTAACCCTCGATCTTTGAATCAAAAAACTGAGTACCTTTTATGATAACCAGGTGGGCCGGTAAATTCACACCCCATGCAAGGGTAGATGTGGCGataagaatttgaattttattcttctgAAATAGCTGATGAGAAATTGTTCTGTCCTTTTCAACCAAACCTGCATGATGCAGACCAATACCGAATTGTAAAGATAGCCTTAATGTATCATCCGTGATCTGAGATAGATAGTAACGcagctcttcatcatcgtcaatattcaagaatcttCTTGGATTATCCTCCATACCACAGAGGTGAATGAGGTCCAAAGCAGTCAATCTCGTCTGACGACGGGAAGCAACGAAGATTAGTGCTGGCTTATGAGGAGAATGTTGCTTGATGGCCATGAATGCTGGCTTATTCAtagttttcatcaatggACAAAAAGCCAAGTTGTCTGGGAAGCCATCAATATACATTTTCAAAGGAACAGGACGCACACTCGATGGAAAATTGTAAAGACCACGCGATTTCACGCCTAACCAACCGGCCATATCATATGCGTTAGATACTGCAGTGGACATACCCAATAACCTGACTGGCTGCCTTGTACGGGATGCAATGTAGTTCATACGACTCACAATCATCTCCAAAATAGGACCACGATCACTAGCTAAGAGATGAATCTCATCCATAATAACAAGCGAGATATCCTGAACAAATTGACGAGTTTGCCAGTTACGAGAGATACCGTCAAACTTCTCGGGAGTCGTGATTACGATAGTCGAATCCCGAATATCTCGGGGATCAGGTATAGAATCACCAGTAAGTTCAACCACCCGGTCCCCGGTAACCGGGGTTATCCTTTTTCTCCAGTCGTCAACTCTTTCACGCACCAAGGCTTTCATGGGGGCGATATAAACTATTTTTTTGCCAGGATAATCTCTGAATGCATGCCATATTGCCAGCTCTGCGACAACAGTTTTACCTGATCCTGTGGGCGAACCAACAAATACGTTTTCGTTGGTATTGTATAAGGTATGGAACGTCATAGTCTGCATGGgattgaaatatttgaaggGATAGATGGACTCCACCAGAGGATTTTGGAGAGCCTGGATTGGAAGCGGCCTTAGTCGTTGCAACTTCGTTTGCAAAGTTTCATTGTGAGGTCTGATCAAGTGCTGGAATGAAATAACATGGACAGATTCGCAACCAATCCAATTATCTGATACCGCTTTCACAACTACTTGGGGGGGCAGAGGGTCTGAAAGAGGTATCATGAAGTCCATTTCATGTGAATTCGCGAGTTGCCTCTTGTTCAGtataaacttttcaaaatgCAATATTTGGGATTTAtcagattcttcaattgtGACCCAGAAGAACTGGGCCTCTCCATGAATTCTATAGTCCCAAGCAAAATTGGGACTTAGCGTAACGTGGATTCGCATGACATTCGCTGTAATTGGAAATATCTCAGCGTCGATGTCAATCTTTGGAAATTTGTTAAGAATGCTGAATAGTTTACTGCCCATCTTCCTGTTGTGAACCAATTCTCCAAGCTCTTCGGGATCGAGATCCAATAAATGCTCCATAGAAGGATTTTTACTTCTAATCTGGCGTAGTATGTTGTCAGGAAGATCGAATTGGCAAAGAGGATGGTCAAATGTCCAGATTCTTTTCTCAATGGATTTGCAAATATCCAACATAACCTTTGCAAATTTACCCCATCTTCTATTCATGCCGATTAAGAAGAGGGCTCGACATATTCTTGCCGAATTCTGAGCAACATAGTTCGAATCTGATGCTAAAGCTGAATCCATAATACGAGTCTGCGAAATGTAGGCCTGCAGCAGCAGATTTGTCTTCCCCTGAGGAGTGTCCAAATTCCCACCGATTTGGCATTCGGCGGCTGTCTCTGAGAGTCTTGCGAGTTCCGTagcctcttcttctcgaAATTTGattccatcaaattcactACTGTAACTGATCATGGACAGTACATCAGCTTCGGTAGCTCTTGGGTCGCACATCTGATTGAAAATCTCAACAGATTCGTTCAGTAAGTAAAAGTCAGATGAAACACGCCCAAGATCTTTAGGTATAAAATTTAGTTGGACTTCATCATAAACAATCATTTGCAGAGTGTGTAGTCTTTTCGCTGCATTAACGATCATGGTCTTTCTTTTATCGTATAATTGTGGATCTGAGGCCACTTCTTCCCAATCAATACCATAAGTAAAAGGGTTCTTTCTCATCCTGACAAACATGTAGGTGTACCCCAGCCATTGCACCGCTTCTTCCACATTTGTGACACTTCCTAAAGAGATTTCTGCATTTAAATTATCAACCAGTTTAGAACCAAACTTTGATTCAATAGGATGTTGCTGAGTCAGTAAGGAGACATAATCATCCAGAGAATCACTTGAAGTACATAAAATACCCGTACCGTTGGCGGATCCGAACCCAGGTCTACCAGCACGCCCGAAAATTTGAATCACATCGGATATTCCAAGATTCGTGAAACCACCTTTTTTAGAGTCGTAAACTTGAGTGCCCTTGATTATAACACAATCAGCGGGCAAGTTGACACCCCATGCCAAAGTTGCCGTACAACACAAAACTTTGATTGCACCATCTTTGAACATGCGTTCAGTTAAGTTACGGTCAGTACGTGCAAGACCTGCATGATGAACACCAAAACcgaattgaaaaatctccTTGATATCCCTGTCCCGATTTTTTGCAAGTTCTTTTGCATACTTGGTCTGCATAGTTGGATCGGGAGCAAAGAGGTCTAATTCACCGTTTGACTGCGCCATACTTATAAAAGTCCTGGAACTCCTGACTGTGTCCTTCCTTGAATGCACAAAAACCATGACTTGGTATccattttgaatcatctcaatcaatttttcatatgATACTTTATCAATGTTCTCTTTACATTGCTTACTACCATCTTTACCTCTACAACCCAACAGTTGCTGCTCCAAAGGTTTTGGGCGGAAAGACTGGTCGAAGTAA of the Torulaspora delbrueckii CBS 1146 chromosome 7, complete genome genome contains:
- the PRC1 gene encoding carboxypeptidase C PRC1 (similar to Saccharomyces cerevisiae PRC1 (YMR297W); ancestral locus Anc_5.27); protein product: MKSFGTLAVALSAAVVNGLSFQQPFAFEEHGSSLLEKAIEAWKQDPKAVAGLMSDEVRKSWDELPLKFPAEISQMQFVTKPKDPSAIFTRKQWDATVESEDLENYQLRVNKIKDPKILGIDGDVKQYSGYLDVRDEDKHFFFWTFESRNDPENDPVVLWLNGGPGCSSLTGLFFELGPSSIGEDIKPIHNPYSWNNNATVIFLDQPVNVGFSYSGSEGVTDTVAAGKDVYAFLQLFFKQFPEYAANGQDFHIAGESYAGHYIPVFATEILSHPVSKRNFNLTSVLIGNGLTDPLNQYPAYEPMACGEGGEPAVLEPEECQSMSDSLDRCLGLIQSCYESESVWSCVPASIYCNNAQINPYSRTGKNVYDIRKECEGQLCYKDMQFIDDYLNLDYVKEAVGAEVDKYESCNFDINRNFLFAGDWMKPYHKAVSELLNQDIPVLIYAGDKDFICNWLGNKLWTDVLPWKSADEFAKQPVRHWVANLTNEKSGEVKSFEQLTYLRVYGGGHMVPYDVPENALSMLNEWIHGNFTI
- the TDEL0G00510 gene encoding class I SAM-dependent methyltransferase encodes the protein MSAFAESDFNADRYDRSRPSYPSDFYRILDQYHKGQRHLLVDVGCGPGTATLQMAKELREFDKIIGTDISDAMVKKAQQSQSTVKHERLSFALVPSDDFSFLGPVENDRQVVDMITAVECVHWFDYQKFQASIAANLRSNGTIAIWGYADAVFIDYPDLDDILDDVAYGSDQLGPYWEQPGRKILRTMLANWSFNLDKFTDIREVNLKATSLRTTSVSEIQPQPLVIVKEMTVADYAAYVKTWSAYHAWYKKFGDSKPDVTEEFVKRVNSTYPELTANSTVKVAWNTFYKFARRI
- the TDEL0G00520 gene encoding class I SAM-dependent methyltransferase, which encodes MSAFAQTDFNSDRYERCRPTYPNEFFQILDNYHQDKQRLLVDVGCGPGTATIQMAGEWKAFDRIIGTDLSPAMIQTANQLSNTVHDNRLSFYVSSSDDFAFLGPNYKNQQTVDMITAAECAHYFDEKRFQGAVASNLRSRGTIAIFGYGDAIFLDYPKTDAIINDVSYGKEKLGSLWDEPGRTIAREMLAKWSFDPKFFTDIEDFSLQATTLRSTAASELPQKPLLIIREMTVAEYASNIRTWSAYHTWQKKFGGSKPELGNEFIKNVNKVYPELTASTKVRVAYSTYYKFARRI
- the LCB1 gene encoding serine C-palmitoyltransferase LCB1 (similar to Saccharomyces cerevisiae LCB1 (YMR296C); ancestral locus Anc_5.28), with amino-acid sequence MAHIPQVLPSSIPIPSFVVKTYSYVWYYLYAILMKIPGGPYVISYVRKSHQDDPYRTAVEIILILYGIGYYLSKPQQKTGLQGTKPNLTEQEVELLIEDWQPESIVDESAMELQRWRLEKMPVLEMGENENRVTVTRNEGSERYTDVLNLASNNFLQLAGTPEVVEIVKKTIRNYGVGACGPAGFYGNQDVHYNFQYALAEFFGTEDAVLYGQDFCVASSVLPAFTKRGDLIVADDQVSISSQNALQLSRSTVYYFEHNNMESLEALLQELTEMEKKERLPAISRKFIVTEGLFHNSGDIPPLPVLTHLKNKYKFRLFVDETFSLGVLGASGRGLAEHFNMERASSIDVTIGSMATALGSSGAFVLGDHVMSHHQQIGSNAYCFSASLPAYTTTAATQVLKIMDRDNSAVTRLHQLSQQLHDFFNSDSQLSDFITVTSHERSPVLHIQLTPELRSSKFNYTAQELFETVSHLQKRCVTTKFVEPYEQEEQFLQSIVDTLLSQHGILITRNTIVLRQETLPVVPSLKVCINSNIEDSELTTACNAIKASILHYCSH